From Melospiza melodia melodia isolate bMelMel2 chromosome 2, bMelMel2.pri, whole genome shotgun sequence:
TAAAGATACCTGAGAAGGTTCCAGAGGGCCTCTCATGCACTCACAGCAATCTGGTTTGGGAAATACAGTTAAGACACTTTTAAACATTATTAGCCAAGAAAGAACCATCTTGAATGTGGCACAAATGATGTTTAGAGACAACATGCAGGTAGTGAGTTATCTTCATTACAGCACAGACCAGGTGTGTAGGGAAGAGTTGACCTCTGGTTTCCCACTGCTTTCCCTCGGGCAAGCTGACACTGAAGCCAAGCAAGTAGGTAAAATTCTTTTAGTGACCTGACCATTTCACAAAGATATTAGACAAAAAAAGGCTTAATGAACCAGGATAGGAAAAACGATCCTCTGTTTTTGCAATGAAAAATATTAGGTGTAACCTGGTGAGAATGTTAGCTTTTCAAATTAAATCCATCCTACCCAGACAGCATCCCATGCATTCCAGGCACTGCTGAAGGGAGTTATGTCCAAAAGAGGCTCAAATGTTTAGAAGACATTTGGGGGCCTCTGCCCCAAAATCTGTCCTCCCATTAAAAAGTTTCAGCAGCATCCTCCAGACAAACATTACCATtgtaagagaaagaaaaggactAGTTGTCTTGGATGCCTTTGGAATGTAAAAGTAAAGATTTCATCTTCTTGGTTTGTAATAACACCATTCTCTCTTctatggcttccctgccagtcACATCATTCCAACACGGTTTCCCTAAAGCACAATAAAGCAGGGGCTTCCACACAGGgttgagaaaaaaccccaagccagcttcacagaaatcctttgttGAACCCAAAGAGATGGGATCCCTTGCTCATTTGCAACTTGTACCGTCCTTTTCAGCTGTCTTGAGTGCATGTGGGAAGGCTTCTCTTCCACAGATCCAAAGCTTCTTGAATGCTCTGCACAGGTGATACAGCAAGGCATGGCAAATGTGCTCCTAGGGCAGtctgctgcactgcagctccaTGGCATCTTTCACTGCATCCATTCTCCAGATAGATTCCAAACCATGGGTACTGAACTCTCGCATCCCCTGGCAATGCGGGTTAAGGATCACCCATTTTCCAACTGGAAAACATAGAGATGACAGAAGTTAAGTGATTTTCTCCAGAATTGTACAGCAGGTCAGAGGCAGAGGCAGAGACAGAGCCAGTCCTTAATTCAGGCGCTAGACAATATTGCTTCTGTCTGGAATATGGACATATTCTGGAAGGTCGTATTGGTAAGTACATTAAAGGAAAATCATCTCCTTGTTAGTGACTCTTAATCCAGATAAGCATGATTCTGAATTAGGCTGTGTGTTTTAAAGGGAAACACTGAACCTGTGTTATCTCCATGCTAGCACCACAACAGCCATTCCTACTTGTACCGAATTAGGCGAATAATCTTATTATTCGTGAAATCTGAAGTATGTGGATGAGCAGAATCTATGCAGAAACCATCACTCATGGCTATTTTCAGCACTTCTTCCACAAACACCTGGAAACTATTGATTTGCTTATTATCTGGCACCACCCAAAGTCTCTTCAAGTTCTGCTTGGTGTACTCCTCTTCGGGAAGGCCTTCCACACTTGCAACCCAATCTAAGGTCAGGTGGTTGGGGTCCTGCAGGTAACTGGATATTGAGGAAAGGTTTCCATTGAAACAGTAGTACAGCTTGGAACCAAGAAGCTTCAGGAACAGGCACGACGTGGAGAAGATATGAGCACTGAAGACTTCCATGTTGGAGGAAGACAGGCTGTAAATCTGGGGTGCTTCTCGGACAGTGA
This genomic window contains:
- the KCTD21 gene encoding BTB/POZ domain-containing protein KCTD21; translated protein: MSEPITLNVGGKLYTTSLSTLTSFPDSMLGAMFSGKIPTKKDSQGNCFIDRDGKIFRYILNFLRTSHLDLPEDFQEMGLLRREVDFYQIQPLIEALQEKEIELSKAEKNAMLNITLDQKTQTVHFTVREAPQIYSLSSSNMEVFSAHIFSTSCLFLKLLGSKLYYCFNGNLSSISSYLQDPNHLTLDWVASVEGLPEEEYTKQNLKRLWVVPDNKQINSFQVFVEEVLKIAMSDGFCIDSAHPHTSDFTNNKIIRLIRYK